A portion of the Acidisarcina polymorpha genome contains these proteins:
- a CDS encoding response regulator transcription factor, whose protein sequence is MHVLIVEDKKQVARMLKKTLEEKGHSAVICFDGPSGLAHAGSGYFDVVVLDMMLPHMDGSEVVRRLRASNNRIPVLVLTARDTISDMVSTLDLGVDDYLTKPFAVAEFMARLRAVARRGPAILGVRLEVADLVLDPTASEVTRGGRLVALTRKEYLLLEFLMRRPNQVLSRASIIERVWGLADDTAENTLEVFIRNLRGKIDINRESKLIQTVRGVGYRLMSGAPD, encoded by the coding sequence GTGCATGTGCTCATTGTCGAAGACAAGAAACAAGTAGCTCGAATGCTTAAGAAGACTTTAGAGGAGAAGGGTCATTCTGCCGTCATCTGCTTCGATGGACCGAGCGGTCTTGCTCACGCGGGGAGCGGGTACTTCGATGTCGTTGTCCTTGACATGATGCTGCCTCACATGGATGGTAGTGAGGTCGTCCGACGTCTAAGGGCCTCAAACAATCGCATACCGGTGCTCGTTCTCACCGCACGAGACACAATCTCCGATATGGTGTCGACTCTTGACCTAGGCGTTGATGACTACCTGACGAAGCCGTTTGCCGTTGCTGAGTTCATGGCGCGCCTGCGGGCAGTTGCCAGGCGCGGTCCCGCTATTCTCGGCGTGCGTCTTGAAGTAGCGGATCTCGTCCTCGACCCTACAGCTAGCGAGGTCACTAGAGGAGGAAGGCTCGTCGCGCTGACACGCAAGGAGTATCTCCTGCTTGAGTTTTTGATGCGCCGTCCAAACCAAGTACTAAGCCGCGCGTCGATAATAGAGCGCGTATGGGGTCTCGCCGATGACACAGCAGAAAACACTTTAGAAGTGTTCATTCGAAACCTAAGAGGAAAGATTGACATTAATCGCGAATCGAAGTTGATACAAACTGTGCGGGGAGTGGGCTATCGGCTCATGTCTGGAGCTCCCGATTGA
- a CDS encoding sensor histidine kinase: MKPLPIRVRLTVWYLGVVCLTYLLLSVGMYFGMRSAIQRSVDHDLRARMEEMQQFLLLHKASSESSMPNEFRKASGVQPGEDFYQLTNASGSWLYQTPSMVALRVPAEAPDLSWAPHFYTILRPRRTSIRVLAATIRQSDRLYLVQVAEVVSSLNKVLLWFRFIAFWTLPAVLILAGAGGYWLSGRAMKPVRAITQAAQVISEQSLSKRLVLPVAQDELYHLTSTLNGMLLRLEKAFTRVAQFTADASHELRTPIAAIRTTSEVILERPRSVAEYEEMVGQILTEAEYTSDLVENLLTLARADANPASLDMSVLDVGQIVEEVVTTSRALAARKELTLSAEIPATPVAVLAERQALKRVLLIFLDNAIRYTPVGGRVGVLLVIRQESVVIEVSDNGIGIAEAELPRVFERFYRATSARDADIEGSGLGLSIAKWIVDAHHGAIEVQSEIDNGTVFRLQLTTLETASA; the protein is encoded by the coding sequence TTGAAACCACTCCCCATTCGTGTCCGCCTCACGGTTTGGTACCTTGGCGTTGTTTGCCTTACGTACCTGCTCTTGTCCGTCGGTATGTACTTTGGAATGCGAAGCGCAATCCAGCGCTCCGTCGATCACGATCTCCGGGCGCGCATGGAAGAAATGCAGCAGTTTCTCCTCCTTCATAAGGCGTCCAGCGAATCAAGCATGCCCAACGAATTTCGCAAAGCTTCAGGCGTTCAACCTGGCGAAGACTTCTATCAGCTCACAAACGCTAGCGGATCATGGCTCTACCAGACACCGTCGATGGTTGCGCTTCGCGTCCCTGCTGAAGCTCCGGACCTGAGTTGGGCGCCTCATTTCTACACCATTCTGCGCCCCCGGCGAACCAGCATCCGGGTTTTGGCAGCAACGATCCGACAAAGCGATCGACTTTACCTCGTCCAAGTAGCCGAAGTCGTAAGTTCTCTGAATAAAGTTCTGTTATGGTTCCGCTTTATCGCGTTCTGGACACTTCCTGCGGTACTCATTCTGGCAGGTGCGGGGGGTTATTGGCTTAGTGGACGTGCGATGAAGCCCGTCCGCGCCATCACGCAGGCAGCCCAGGTGATTTCCGAACAAAGTCTTTCAAAGCGACTTGTCTTGCCAGTTGCTCAAGATGAGCTATACCACCTCACGAGTACCTTGAACGGAATGCTCCTCCGACTTGAAAAAGCGTTTACGAGAGTCGCGCAATTTACGGCGGATGCTTCCCACGAACTTCGAACACCGATCGCAGCAATACGGACCACGTCCGAGGTCATATTAGAACGACCCAGGTCTGTCGCCGAATATGAAGAGATGGTAGGACAGATACTCACGGAAGCGGAGTACACAAGCGATTTGGTAGAAAACCTTTTGACGCTGGCAAGGGCTGATGCCAATCCAGCGTCATTGGATATGTCTGTCCTTGACGTCGGCCAGATCGTTGAAGAAGTGGTTACAACGAGCCGGGCACTCGCTGCGCGTAAAGAGCTTACGTTGAGTGCCGAGATTCCCGCAACACCCGTGGCTGTCTTGGCAGAACGGCAAGCTTTGAAAAGGGTCCTGCTGATCTTCTTAGATAATGCAATTCGATACACACCTGTTGGTGGACGGGTTGGTGTTCTGCTAGTTATTCGCCAAGAGAGTGTCGTCATCGAGGTGTCCGACAACGGAATCGGCATCGCTGAGGCCGAACTGCCCCGCGTTTTTGAGCGTTTCTATCGTGCCACCAGTGCTCGCGACGCAGACATTGAAGGTTCAGGCCTGGGTCTATCTATAGCAAAGTGGATTGTGGATGCTCATCATGGCGCCATTGAGGTCCAAAGCGAGATAGACAACGGAACAGTCTTTCGACTGCAGTTGACAACGCTAGAGACTGCGTCTGCATGA
- the tnpB gene encoding IS66 family insertion sequence element accessory protein TnpB (TnpB, as the term is used for proteins encoded by IS66 family insertion elements, is considered an accessory protein, since TnpC, encoded by a neighboring gene, is a DDE family transposase.) → MIGLPAGTRIWIAAGVTDMRRGFHGLSAQVQTVLEQQPLSGHVFVFRGRRGDIVKVLWFDGDGLCLLAKRLERGRFVWPQASSGTVSLSRAQLSMLLEGIDWRAPLRTAEPVMSG, encoded by the coding sequence GTGATCGGGCTGCCGGCGGGAACGCGGATCTGGATTGCGGCCGGTGTGACGGACATGCGGCGCGGCTTTCATGGCCTGAGTGCGCAAGTGCAGACGGTGCTTGAACAACAGCCGTTGTCGGGCCACGTGTTCGTGTTTCGCGGGCGGCGGGGCGACATCGTGAAGGTGCTCTGGTTCGATGGCGATGGGCTCTGCCTGCTGGCTAAGCGGCTCGAGCGGGGCCGCTTCGTGTGGCCTCAGGCAAGCAGTGGTACGGTATCTCTAAGCCGTGCGCAGCTGTCGATGCTGCTTGAAGGGATCGACTGGAGAGCACCGCTTCGTACGGCAGAACCGGTGATGAGTGGTTGA
- the tnpA gene encoding IS66-like element accessory protein TnpA, which translates to MADVEVSGGFSGGPRRRRSAVERRRIVEETLEAGASVARVALKYGVNANQVFQWRRLHRDGKLGALAEQSLKLLPVNITEETEVHKPALRKPEPSQVEPARCGAIHIELPGKVRVTLEGSVDPGVVRAVLKSLRS; encoded by the coding sequence ATGGCTGATGTTGAAGTGAGCGGTGGGTTTTCGGGTGGTCCTCGGCGTCGTCGGAGTGCGGTGGAGCGGCGGCGGATTGTGGAGGAGACGCTGGAGGCTGGAGCTTCCGTTGCTCGGGTGGCGTTGAAGTATGGGGTGAACGCGAACCAGGTGTTTCAGTGGAGGCGTTTGCATCGGGACGGCAAGCTGGGCGCGTTGGCCGAGCAGTCATTGAAGCTGCTTCCGGTGAACATCACGGAGGAGACCGAGGTGCACAAGCCCGCGCTTCGGAAGCCTGAGCCGTCGCAGGTTGAGCCGGCCAGGTGCGGCGCCATTCATATCGAGCTGCCGGGCAAGGTACGGGTCACGCTTGAGGGCAGCGTTGATCCAGGCGTCGTGCGTGCGGTGCTGAAGAGTTTGCGCTCGTGA